Proteins encoded in a region of the Macaca mulatta isolate MMU2019108-1 chromosome X, T2T-MMU8v2.0, whole genome shotgun sequence genome:
- the NXF3 gene encoding nuclear RNA export factor 3 isoform X8: protein MHGAHMDSSVRYTPYAISPYNRKGSFRKQDQTHVNMEREQKPPERRMEGNMPDGTLGSWFKITVPFGIKYNEKWLLNLIRNECSVPFIPVEFHYENMHASFFVENASIAYALKNVSGKIWDEDNEKISIFVNPAGIPHFAQKELKSEKVEKIKLAMNQQCDVSQEALDIQRLPFYPDMMTRDTKMASNPGKCMAASLHVHEENIPMVMSAVGMDKWKGTEPGEKCADRSPVCTTFSDNSSNINSILELFPKLLCLDGQQSPRPTLCGTEAHKTLPTCKGSFFGSEMLKNLVLQFLQQYYLIYDSGDRQGLLSAYHDEACFSLSIPFNPEDSAPSSLCKYFKDSRNIKILKDPYLKGELLRHTKRDIVDSLSALPKTQHDLSSFLVDMWCQTEWMLCFSVNGVFKEVEGQSQGSVLAFTRTFIATPGSSSSLCIVNDKLFVWDTSHQGTQSALFTLVPTAFSSVPAFSQEQQKMVQVFSVQSGMNYQLSQK, encoded by the exons ATGCATGGTGCCCACATGGACTCTTCAGTAAGATA CACTCCCTATGCTATTTCACCCTATAATCGGAAAGGCAGTTTTCGTAAACAAGACCAAACCCATGTTAACATGGAGAGAGAGCAAAAACCTCCAGAGAGAAGAATGGAGGGGAACATGCCGGATGGGACCTTAGGGAGCTGGTTCAAGATCACA GTTCCCTTCGGCATAAAATACAATGAGAAGTGGCTGCTGAATTTGATTCGGAACGAATGCAGTGTACCCTTCATCCCAGTTGAA TTTCACTATGAAAACATGCATGCCAGCTTCTTTGTGGAGAATGCCAGCATCGCCTATGCACTGAAGAATGTCAGTGGCAAGATTTGGGATGAGGATAATGAAAAG ATATCAATCTTTGTCAACCCTGCTGGTATACCCCACTTTGCGCAGAAGGAGCTGAAGTCAGAAAAGGTGGAGAAGATAAAG CTGGCCATGAACCAACAGTGTGATGTCTCCCAGGAAGCTCTTGATATCCAGAGACTCCCCTTTTACCCAG ACATGATGACCCGTGATACTAAAATGGCGTCGAATCCTGGAAAGTGCATGGCTGCCTCCCTGCACGTCCATGAAGAGAACATACCTATG GTGATGTCTGCAGTGGGGATGGACAAATGGAAAGGGACAGAGCCAGGAGAGAAGTGTGCAGACAGAAGCCCAGTGTGCACCACCTTCTCGGATAACTCCAGCAACATAAA CTCCATCCTGGAACTGTTCCCCAAATTATTATGCCTG GATGGCCAGCAGTCACCCAGACCAACTCTGTGTGGTACTGAAGCCCACAAGACGTTACCAACCTGTAAG GGAAGCTTCTTTGGATCTGAGATGTTGAAGAATCTGGTCCTGCAATTCCTGCAGCA GTATTACTTGATCTATGACTCTGGAGATCGACAGGGTCTCCTTAGTGCTTACCATGATGAGGCCTGCTTCTCCCTGAGCATTCCCTTCAACCCCGAGGACTCAGCCCC GAGCAGCTTGTGCAAGTACTTCAAGGATAGCAGGAATATAAAAATTCTCAAGGACCCCT ACCTGAAGGGGGAGCTGCTGAGGCACACAAAACGTGACATTGTGGACTCCCTCAGTGCCTTGCCCAAAACTCAGCATGACCTCAGCTCCTTCCTGGTGGACATGTGGTGCCAGACG GAATGGATGCTCTGCTTTTCTGTCAATGGGGTATTCAAGGAAG TGGAAGGACAGTCTCAGGGTTCTGTTCTTGCCTTCACTCGGACCTTCATCGCTACCCCTGGCAGCAGTTCCAG TCTGTGCATCGTGAATGACAAGCTCTTTGTGTGGGATACCAGCCACCAAGGGACCCAGAGTGCCTTATTCACCCTAGTGCCCACAGCCTTCTCCAGCGTGCCTGCCTTCTCCCAGGAGCAGCAGAAAATGGTGCAGGTTTTCTCTGTCCAGTCGGGGATGAACTACCAGTTGTCTCAGAAGTGA
- the NXF3 gene encoding nuclear RNA export factor 3 isoform X5, with amino-acid sequence MSLPSGHTMGHTDQVAQRRARCSDIYQRRLSSRSEKVNPGIHSSSHQQQDGEAAMHGAHMDSSVRYTPYAISPYNRKGSFRKQDQTHVNMEREQKPPERRMEGNMPDGTLGSWFKITVPFGIKYNEKWLLNLIRNECSVPFIPVEFHYENMHASFFVENASIAYALKNVSGKIWDEDNEKISIFVNPAGIPHFAQKELKSEKVEKIKLAMNQQCDVSQEALDIQRLPFYPDMMTRDTKMASNPGKCMAASLHVHEENIPMVMSAVGMDKWKGTEPGEKCADRSPVCTTFSDNSSNINSILELFPKLLCLDGQQSPRPTLCGTEAHKTLPTCKGSFFGSEMLKNLVLQFLQQYYLIYDSGDRQGLLSAYHDEACFSLSIPFNPEDSAPSSLCKYFKDSRNIKILKDPYLKGELLRHTKRDIVDSLSALPKTQHDLSSFLVDMWCQTEWMLCFSVNGVFKEVEGQSQGSVLAFTRTFIATPGSSSSLCIVNDKLFVWDTSHQGTQSALFTLVPTAFSSVPAFSQEQQKMVQVFSVQSGMNYQLSQK; translated from the exons ATGTCACTGCCTTCAGGACACACCATGG GTCACACTGATCAAGTTGCTCAAAGAAGAGCAAGATGTTCGGATATTTACCAAAGGAGATTGAGCAGTAGGTCTGAAAAAGTCAATCCTGGCATACATTCTTCATCCCATCAGCAGCAAGATGGAGAAGCAGCAATGCATGGTGCCCACATGGACTCTTCAGTAAGATA CACTCCCTATGCTATTTCACCCTATAATCGGAAAGGCAGTTTTCGTAAACAAGACCAAACCCATGTTAACATGGAGAGAGAGCAAAAACCTCCAGAGAGAAGAATGGAGGGGAACATGCCGGATGGGACCTTAGGGAGCTGGTTCAAGATCACA GTTCCCTTCGGCATAAAATACAATGAGAAGTGGCTGCTGAATTTGATTCGGAACGAATGCAGTGTACCCTTCATCCCAGTTGAA TTTCACTATGAAAACATGCATGCCAGCTTCTTTGTGGAGAATGCCAGCATCGCCTATGCACTGAAGAATGTCAGTGGCAAGATTTGGGATGAGGATAATGAAAAG ATATCAATCTTTGTCAACCCTGCTGGTATACCCCACTTTGCGCAGAAGGAGCTGAAGTCAGAAAAGGTGGAGAAGATAAAG CTGGCCATGAACCAACAGTGTGATGTCTCCCAGGAAGCTCTTGATATCCAGAGACTCCCCTTTTACCCAG ACATGATGACCCGTGATACTAAAATGGCGTCGAATCCTGGAAAGTGCATGGCTGCCTCCCTGCACGTCCATGAAGAGAACATACCTATG GTGATGTCTGCAGTGGGGATGGACAAATGGAAAGGGACAGAGCCAGGAGAGAAGTGTGCAGACAGAAGCCCAGTGTGCACCACCTTCTCGGATAACTCCAGCAACATAAA CTCCATCCTGGAACTGTTCCCCAAATTATTATGCCTG GATGGCCAGCAGTCACCCAGACCAACTCTGTGTGGTACTGAAGCCCACAAGACGTTACCAACCTGTAAG GGAAGCTTCTTTGGATCTGAGATGTTGAAGAATCTGGTCCTGCAATTCCTGCAGCA GTATTACTTGATCTATGACTCTGGAGATCGACAGGGTCTCCTTAGTGCTTACCATGATGAGGCCTGCTTCTCCCTGAGCATTCCCTTCAACCCCGAGGACTCAGCCCC GAGCAGCTTGTGCAAGTACTTCAAGGATAGCAGGAATATAAAAATTCTCAAGGACCCCT ACCTGAAGGGGGAGCTGCTGAGGCACACAAAACGTGACATTGTGGACTCCCTCAGTGCCTTGCCCAAAACTCAGCATGACCTCAGCTCCTTCCTGGTGGACATGTGGTGCCAGACG GAATGGATGCTCTGCTTTTCTGTCAATGGGGTATTCAAGGAAG TGGAAGGACAGTCTCAGGGTTCTGTTCTTGCCTTCACTCGGACCTTCATCGCTACCCCTGGCAGCAGTTCCAG TCTGTGCATCGTGAATGACAAGCTCTTTGTGTGGGATACCAGCCACCAAGGGACCCAGAGTGCCTTATTCACCCTAGTGCCCACAGCCTTCTCCAGCGTGCCTGCCTTCTCCCAGGAGCAGCAGAAAATGGTGCAGGTTTTCTCTGTCCAGTCGGGGATGAACTACCAGTTGTCTCAGAAGTGA
- the NXF3 gene encoding nuclear RNA export factor 3 isoform X1, producing the protein MKRECRLRRGRSHKPLTLIPDTLLPTGPCAGISSAPSASSKRETLLSHTDQVAQRRARCSDIYQRRLSSRSEKVNPGIHSSSHQQQDGEAAMHGAHMDSSVRYTPYAISPYNRKGSFRKQDQTHVNMEREQKPPERRMEGNMPDGTLGSWFKITVPFGIKYNEKWLLNLIRNECSVPFIPVEFHYENMHASFFVENASIAYALKNVSGKIWDEDNEKISIFVNPAGIPHFAQKELKSEKVEKIKLAMNQQCDVSQEALDIQRLPFYPDMMTRDTKMASNPGKCMAASLHVHEENIPMVMSAVGMDKWKGTEPGEKCADRSPVCTTFSDNSSNINSILELFPKLLCLDGQQSPRPTLCGTEAHKTLPTCKGSFFGSEMLKNLVLQFLQQYYLIYDSGDRQGLLSAYHDEACFSLSIPFNPEDSAPSSLCKYFKDSRNIKILKDPYLKGELLRHTKRDIVDSLSALPKTQHDLSSFLVDMWCQTEWMLCFSVNGVFKEVEGQSQGSVLAFTRTFIATPGSSSSLCIVNDKLFVWDTSHQGTQSALFTLVPTAFSSVPAFSQEQQKMVQVFSVQSGMNYQLSQK; encoded by the exons GTCACACTGATCAAGTTGCTCAAAGAAGAGCAAGATGTTCGGATATTTACCAAAGGAGATTGAGCAGTAGGTCTGAAAAAGTCAATCCTGGCATACATTCTTCATCCCATCAGCAGCAAGATGGAGAAGCAGCAATGCATGGTGCCCACATGGACTCTTCAGTAAGATA CACTCCCTATGCTATTTCACCCTATAATCGGAAAGGCAGTTTTCGTAAACAAGACCAAACCCATGTTAACATGGAGAGAGAGCAAAAACCTCCAGAGAGAAGAATGGAGGGGAACATGCCGGATGGGACCTTAGGGAGCTGGTTCAAGATCACA GTTCCCTTCGGCATAAAATACAATGAGAAGTGGCTGCTGAATTTGATTCGGAACGAATGCAGTGTACCCTTCATCCCAGTTGAA TTTCACTATGAAAACATGCATGCCAGCTTCTTTGTGGAGAATGCCAGCATCGCCTATGCACTGAAGAATGTCAGTGGCAAGATTTGGGATGAGGATAATGAAAAG ATATCAATCTTTGTCAACCCTGCTGGTATACCCCACTTTGCGCAGAAGGAGCTGAAGTCAGAAAAGGTGGAGAAGATAAAG CTGGCCATGAACCAACAGTGTGATGTCTCCCAGGAAGCTCTTGATATCCAGAGACTCCCCTTTTACCCAG ACATGATGACCCGTGATACTAAAATGGCGTCGAATCCTGGAAAGTGCATGGCTGCCTCCCTGCACGTCCATGAAGAGAACATACCTATG GTGATGTCTGCAGTGGGGATGGACAAATGGAAAGGGACAGAGCCAGGAGAGAAGTGTGCAGACAGAAGCCCAGTGTGCACCACCTTCTCGGATAACTCCAGCAACATAAA CTCCATCCTGGAACTGTTCCCCAAATTATTATGCCTG GATGGCCAGCAGTCACCCAGACCAACTCTGTGTGGTACTGAAGCCCACAAGACGTTACCAACCTGTAAG GGAAGCTTCTTTGGATCTGAGATGTTGAAGAATCTGGTCCTGCAATTCCTGCAGCA GTATTACTTGATCTATGACTCTGGAGATCGACAGGGTCTCCTTAGTGCTTACCATGATGAGGCCTGCTTCTCCCTGAGCATTCCCTTCAACCCCGAGGACTCAGCCCC GAGCAGCTTGTGCAAGTACTTCAAGGATAGCAGGAATATAAAAATTCTCAAGGACCCCT ACCTGAAGGGGGAGCTGCTGAGGCACACAAAACGTGACATTGTGGACTCCCTCAGTGCCTTGCCCAAAACTCAGCATGACCTCAGCTCCTTCCTGGTGGACATGTGGTGCCAGACG GAATGGATGCTCTGCTTTTCTGTCAATGGGGTATTCAAGGAAG TGGAAGGACAGTCTCAGGGTTCTGTTCTTGCCTTCACTCGGACCTTCATCGCTACCCCTGGCAGCAGTTCCAG TCTGTGCATCGTGAATGACAAGCTCTTTGTGTGGGATACCAGCCACCAAGGGACCCAGAGTGCCTTATTCACCCTAGTGCCCACAGCCTTCTCCAGCGTGCCTGCCTTCTCCCAGGAGCAGCAGAAAATGGTGCAGGTTTTCTCTGTCCAGTCGGGGATGAACTACCAGTTGTCTCAGAAGTGA